In the genome of Pelodiscus sinensis isolate JC-2024 chromosome 3, ASM4963464v1, whole genome shotgun sequence, one region contains:
- the LOC102445464 gene encoding trace amine-associated receptor 4-like, which translates to MNSSTLWSPQNVQYCFDFVNNSCARNVRSTISLWAMYIFMVGATVLTMSGNMLVIISIAHFRQLHSPTNFLICSLATTDFLLSFTVMPYSMVRSVESCWYFGDLFCKLHTSFDIMLCTTSIFHLCFISVDRYYAVCDPLNYVTKITVPVIVLFLFISWAVPFLFAFGLVFSELNIDGIEEYVTSTDCNGLCTLIFNKLWGVMASFITFFFPGTVMVSVYFHIFRVARKHARQIANISSAIKCVSEMKNKRSTKKESKATKTLSIVMGVFVLCWMPFFSLTIADPFINFSTPEDLYNAFLWLGYFNSTCNPIIYGLFYSWFRNAFKIIVTGRIFRPDSSTLNLFPTNT; encoded by the coding sequence ATGAATTCATCCACCCTCTGGAGTCCACAGAACGTGCAGTACTGCTTTGACTTTGTTAACAATTCATGTGCTAGGAATGTAAGGTCTACAATCAGTCTTTGGGCTATGTACATCTTCATGGTGGGAGCGACAGTGCTCACAATGAGTGGTAACATGCTTGTGATCATTTCCATCGCTCATTTCAGACAGCTTCACTCTCCAACCAACTTCCTGATCTGCTCCTTGGCAACTACTGACTTTTTGCTTAGCTTCACGGTGATGCCCTACAGCATGGTCAGGTCTGTTGAGTCCTGCTGGTATTTTGGAGACCTCTTCTGCAAACTCCATACTTCTTTTGATATAATGCTCTGTACCACCTCGATTTTCCACTTGTGTTTTATCTCCGTTGACCGTTACTACGCGGTTTGTGACCCACTGAATTATGTCACCAAAATAACTGTCCCGGTGATAGTCCTCTTTTTATTTATTAGCTGGGCTGTCCCTTTCTTATTTGCATTTGGCCTAGTTTTCTCAGAGTTGAATATTGATGGCATTGAAGAATATGTGACTTCTACTGACTGCAACGGTTTGTGTACATTGATATTTAACAAACTGTGGGGAGTGATGGCTTCTTTTATAACCTTCTTTTTCCCAGGAACAGTGATGGTGAGTGTCTATTTCCACATATTTCGAGTGGCAAGAAAACATGCAAGACAAATTGCTAACATCTCCAGTGCAATAAAATGTGTctctgaaatgaaaaacaaacgcTCTacaaaaaaagagagcaaagcaACTAAAACTTTAAGTATTGTCATGGGGGTGTTTGTGTTGTGTTGGATGCCTTTCTTTAGCCTTACAATAGCTGATCCTTTTATTAACTTCTCAACACCTGAAGACTTGTACAATGCCTTCCTCTGGCTGGGATACTTCAATTCTACATGTAATCCAATCATTTATGGCTTATTTTATTCTTGGTTTCGCAATGCATTTAAAATTATTGTGACTGGTAGGATCTTCAGACCAGATTCTTCTACTCTTAATTTGTTTCCTACAAATACTTAA
- the LOC102452349 gene encoding trace amine-associated receptor 2: MYLSMTGAIFITIFGNLAIIISISYFKQLHTPTNFLILSMAVADFFLGFTIMPYSMVRSVENCWYFGITFCKVHYSFDLMLCLVSIFHLCSIAVDRFYAICYPLHYSSKITISVIKRMVAVCWAVPAAFAFGVVFSEAYASGIEGYEILVACSNSCPVMFNKLWGTILFTLGFFIPGCVMIGIYVKIFVVSKKHALVMSNVPKYANDEKPNQLLKNKDRKAAKTLSIVMGVFLICWLPCFFTVLIDPFLNFSTPAMLFDAFTWCGYFNSTCNPLIYGFFYPWFRKAFRYIILGKLFQTHFSTASLFPENQ, from the coding sequence ATGTATTTATCCATGACTGGAGCCATCTTCATCACCATCTTTGGGAATCTAGCCATAATCATTTCAATCTCCTATTTCAAACAGCTTCACACTCCAACCAACTTCCTGATCCTATCCATGGCTGTTGCAGACTTTTTTCTGGGATTCACCATTATGCCCTACAGCATGGTCAGATCTGTGGAGAACTGCTGGTACTTTGGAATCACTTTCTGCAAAGTCCACTATAGTTTTGATCTAATGCTTTGTTTAGTTTCCATCTTCCATCTTTGTTCCATTGCTGTTGATCGATTTTATGCTATCTGTTATCCACTGCATTATTCTAGCAAAATAACCATCTCTGTGATAAAGCGAATGGTAGCAGTTTGTTGGGCAGTACCAGCTGCCTTTGCTTTTGGGGTGGTTTTCTCAGAAGCATATGCTTCAGGAATAGAGGGCTATGAGATTTTAGTTGCATGCTCTAACTCCTGTCCGGTTATGTTTAATAAATTATGGGGAACAATTTTGTTTACACTTGGCTTCTTCATTCCTGGCTGTGTAATGATAGGAATTTATGTCAAAATTTTTGTAGTATCCAAAAAGCATGCACTTGTTATGAGCAACGTTcctaaatatgcaaatgatgaaaAGCCAAATCAACTTTTGAAGAATAAAGATAGGAAGGCTGCTAAAACTCTGAGTATAGTCATGGGGGTCTTTCTAATATGTTGGCTTCCATGTTTCTTCACAGTCTTAATTGACCCATTTTTAAATTTCTCTACTCCTGCAATGTTGTTTGATGCTTTTACATGGTGTGGATATTTTAACTCTACCTGTAATCCCTTAATATATGGTTTTTTCTACCCATGGTTTCGAAAAGCATTTAGATATATCATATTAGGTAAACTATTCCAAACACACTTCTCTACTGCTAGTCTATTTCCTGAAAATCAATAA
- the TAAR1 gene encoding trace amine-associated receptor 1: MYLSGVEISGRMQFCESVNSSCIKSSWSSNIRISMYIFMMCIILATLAGNLTVIISIVHFKQLHTPTNFLILSMSTVDFLLGCFIMPYSMVRSVEHCWYFGELFCKIHTSIDIMLSTASIFHLSFISVDRYYAVCDPLRYKSKINTYIIVIMIVISWTVPAIFAFGMIFLELNLKGAEEIFYNHIHCVGGCFVFFSGTSGVVASMISFYIPGFVMLCVYGKIYAIAKRQARSIKDATSQTQIRFEMKHHISRSRERKAAKTLGVVMGVFLICWSPFFFCTATDPFLNYSTPPILIDALVWFGYMNSTFNPLVYAFFYMWFRKALKLILFGKVFQQDSSRTRLILE, encoded by the coding sequence ATGTACTTAAGTGGGGTTGAGATCTCAGGAAGGATGCAGTTTTGTGAATCTGTCAATAGTTCCTGCATAAAAAGCAGCTGGTCAAGCAATATCCGTATTTCCATGTACATCTTCATGATGTGCATCATCCTGGCCACATTGGCTGGAAATCTGACTGTTATCATCTCAATAGTGCACTTCAAGCAGCTCCATACACCTACAAATTTTTTGATCCTTTCCATGTCTACTGTTGACTTCTTATTGGGGTGCTTCATCATGCCTTATAGTATGGTGAGGTCTGTTGAGCACTGCTGGTACTTTggagaactcttctgcaaaatccACACTAGCATAGACATTATGCTGAGCACAGCCTCCATTTTCCATCTTTCCTTCATTTCTGTTGATCGCTACTATGCTGTGTGTGATCCACTGAGATACAAATCTAAGATCAATACTTACATCATAGTCATCATGATCGTCATCAGTTGGACCGTCCCTGCTATTTTTGCTTTTGGGATGATCTTTCTGGAGCTAAATTTAAAAGGAGCAGAAGAGATTTTCTATAATCACATCCACTGCGTTGGAGGCTGTTTTGTCTTTTTCAGTGGAACTTCAGGTGTGGTGGCCTCCATGATTTCATTCTACATCCCTGGATTTGTTATGTTGTGCGTCTATGGGAAAATATATGCTATAGCCAAGAGGCAGGCAAGATCCATTAAAGATGCAACTAGTCAAACACAGATCAGATTTGAAATGAAGCATCACATTTCTCGAAGCAGAGAAAGGAAAGCTGCAAAGACATTAGGCGTAGTGATGGGTGTTTTTCTCATATGCTGGTCTCCATTTTTCTTCTGTACTGCCACTGACCCCTTTCTGAACTACTCCACACCACCTATCCTCATTGATGCATTGGTGTGGTTTGGTTACATGAATTCTACATTTAACCCATTAGTGTATGCATTTTTTTACATGTGGTTTCGCAAAGCACTAAAGCTGATTCTGTTTGGTAAAGTTTTCCAACAGGACTCTTCCAGAACTCGATTAATTTTAGAATAA